Proteins encoded within one genomic window of Heptranchias perlo isolate sHepPer1 chromosome 35, sHepPer1.hap1, whole genome shotgun sequence:
- the psmb6 gene encoding proteasome subunit beta type-6: protein MATVVPVMPRFETPGLRPVPGGNNLYPEWMSEEVSTGTTIMAVEFDGGVVIGADSRTTTGSYIANRVTDKLTPIHDLIFCCRSGSAADTQAIADAVAYQLGFHSIELDELPLVQTAGNLFKDMCYKYREELMAGIIVAGWDKRKGGQVYTVPMGGMMVRQPFSIGGSGSTYIYGYVDSSYKPGMTKEECLDFTANAIALAMDRDGSSGGVIRLAAVTEKGVERKVIWGRQLPSFSSA from the exons ATGGCGACCGTGGTGCCGGTGATGCCGCGTTTCGAGACTCCGGGGCTCAGGCCCGTTCCGGGCGGGAACAACCTCTACCCCGAGTGGATGAGCGAGGAAGTCAGCACGGGA ACAACCATTATGGCTGTGGAATTTGACGGTGGCGTTGTCATTGGTGCAGATTCACGAACTACCACAGG GTCATACATTGCAAATAGAGTAACTGATAAACTGACTCCAATTCATGATCTTATTTTCTGTTGTCGCTCGGGATCTGCAGCAGACACCCAGGCAATCGCAGATGCAGTTGCCTATCAGCTCGGCTTCCACAG CATTGAGCTTGATGAGCTTCCTCTGGTGCAGACAGCTGGCAATTTGTTCAAAGATATGTGCTACAAATACCGGGAGGAGCTGATGGCTGGGATCATTGTTGCTGGGTGGGATAAAAGAAAAGGTGGACAG GTATACACAGTTCCAATGGGTGGGATGATGGTCCGGCAGCCGTTTTCCATTGGTGGTTCTGGAAGTACCTACATCTATGGCTACGTTGACTCATCATACAAACCTGGAATGACAAAGGAGGAGTGTTTAGATTTCACAGCAAATG CTATTGCACTTGCGATGGATCGAGATGGTTCAAGTGGTGGGGTGATTCGTCTAGCTGCCGTCACTGAGAAGGGAGTTGAACGCAAAGTCATCTGGGGGCGCCAGTTACCAAGCTTTTCTTCAGCCTGA